One window of Bacillus alkalicellulosilyticus genomic DNA carries:
- a CDS encoding RNA polymerase sigma factor codes for MTASIDQLYNKHAHDVYYYILSLCRNHHLAEEITQETFYRAYVFIDQYDGERIKAWLFKVAYHTFVDVTRKNKRILTEGEPFFQQQPDESRTPEQTYEITEALAEAGQFISRLPQKQQQAILLHDIHELSYQEAAEILEVTIGYFKILLYRARQTLRQERSKYDE; via the coding sequence ATGACGGCATCGATTGACCAATTGTATAACAAGCATGCGCATGATGTGTACTATTACATCCTCTCCCTCTGCCGGAACCATCACCTAGCCGAAGAGATCACGCAGGAGACCTTTTACCGAGCGTATGTCTTTATCGACCAGTATGATGGAGAGAGGATTAAAGCTTGGTTGTTTAAGGTAGCCTACCATACATTTGTGGATGTCACCCGAAAAAATAAACGAATCCTAACAGAGGGCGAACCTTTTTTTCAACAACAACCAGACGAAAGTAGAACGCCTGAACAAACCTATGAAATAACGGAAGCTTTAGCGGAAGCGGGACAGTTCATTTCAAGACTTCCACAAAAACAACAACAGGCGATTTTGCTACACGATATCCATGAACTAAGCTACCAAGAAGCCGCAGAGATTTTAGAAGTGACAATAGGATATTTTAAAATCCTCTTATATCGGGCACGACAAACGCTTCGCCAAGAAAGGAGCAAGTATGATGAGTGA
- a CDS encoding glycoside hydrolase family 18 protein — MSMGVRIKVRSLGLVVLAVLLLLSLMLPSMKVAAETKGDFKIIGYYTSWSPPTNLDANQVTHLNYAFADVCWDGIHGNPEVWVPEGESNTWPCRGQGEEVLDVPNGTVVLGDPENDTDTLFEGDTEEQDFAGNLNQLRKLKQTNPNLKTLISIGGWSWSNNLSLVAATQETREVFAKSAVEFIRTYEMDGVDLDWEYPVSGGMWNNHRSPDDKVNHTLLLQEIRNALDEAEQEDGREYLLTIASSVSFAYLENNELDKIAEIVDFINIMTYDFNGAWAQKTGHNAPLFKDDRATEADVHPHNIEAGITGHLTHGVPKEKLVMGLPFYGRSWGGCNQDNNFEKIDNGGYQQCTGPGIGNLEPGVYTYSYIQENLLNQNGYTRYWNDVAKVPYLYNQEIGEFVSYDDPESLTHKVNFIKDTGLAGAMIWELSQDDNNAILLTTINEELSRTNSTPPDGDDGDDGGDDGTGGDDGNDGGTGGDDGSGDDDSGDDGTRDDDKDDDDDSDDNGKGNDTPTHETPGDRANDDVDKKEETPPVKKDGGSKGDGQKLPSTATNLFNWLLAGLLLIGAGTSLYYYRKKTAIS; from the coding sequence ATGAGTATGGGTGTAAGGATTAAGGTAAGAAGTTTAGGATTAGTAGTATTAGCAGTGTTACTCCTACTATCGTTAATGCTTCCATCGATGAAGGTTGCCGCAGAAACAAAAGGGGACTTTAAAATCATCGGGTATTACACATCATGGTCTCCACCAACGAATTTAGATGCTAACCAAGTGACACACTTAAATTATGCTTTTGCCGATGTTTGTTGGGATGGGATACATGGAAATCCAGAAGTGTGGGTGCCTGAGGGCGAAAGTAATACGTGGCCTTGTCGAGGACAAGGAGAAGAAGTTCTTGATGTACCAAACGGAACCGTTGTCCTAGGAGACCCAGAAAACGACACAGATACATTATTTGAGGGAGATACAGAAGAACAAGATTTTGCGGGAAACTTAAATCAATTACGCAAGCTTAAACAAACAAACCCAAACTTGAAGACGCTGATCTCCATTGGAGGTTGGTCATGGTCAAACAATTTATCCTTAGTTGCAGCTACGCAAGAAACGCGCGAGGTGTTTGCCAAGTCAGCTGTTGAATTCATTCGAACGTATGAAATGGACGGAGTCGACCTTGACTGGGAATATCCCGTTAGTGGAGGGATGTGGAACAACCACCGAAGTCCTGATGATAAAGTAAACCATACGCTGCTCCTGCAGGAAATTCGCAATGCCCTTGATGAGGCTGAACAAGAGGATGGTAGAGAATATCTACTTACGATAGCGTCAAGTGTCAGCTTTGCTTATTTAGAAAACAATGAGTTAGATAAAATTGCCGAAATTGTAGACTTCATTAATATCATGACATACGATTTCAACGGAGCATGGGCGCAAAAAACAGGACACAATGCACCACTTTTTAAAGATGACCGAGCAACAGAAGCAGATGTTCATCCTCATAATATCGAAGCCGGAATCACAGGTCATTTGACTCACGGAGTACCAAAAGAAAAGCTCGTCATGGGTCTTCCATTTTATGGTCGTTCTTGGGGAGGGTGTAACCAAGACAATAACTTTGAGAAAATCGATAACGGTGGCTATCAGCAATGTACCGGACCTGGCATTGGGAATTTAGAGCCTGGTGTATACACATATAGCTATATCCAAGAAAATCTACTGAACCAAAATGGGTACACTCGTTACTGGAATGACGTCGCAAAAGTACCTTACTTATATAATCAAGAAATTGGTGAGTTTGTGTCGTACGATGACCCTGAGTCCCTTACACACAAGGTCAACTTCATAAAAGATACAGGATTGGCTGGTGCAATGATTTGGGAGTTAAGCCAGGATGATAACAATGCCATTCTTCTAACAACAATAAATGAAGAATTGAGTAGAACGAACAGCACACCACCAGATGGTGATGATGGAGACGATGGTGGCGATGATGGTACAGGTGGAGACGACGGCAATGATGGTGGAACCGGCGGAGATGATGGCAGCGGGGATGATGATTCTGGTGATGACGGAACGCGCGACGACGATAAAGACGATGACGATGATTCAGATGACAATGGAAAAGGAAATGACACCCCAACTCATGAAACACCTGGAGACAGAGCAAATGATGATGTGGACAAAAAGGAAGAAACACCTCCTGTAAAAAAGGATGGAGGAAGCAAGGGTGATGGACAGAAGCTCCCAAGCACAGCAACGAATTTATTTAACTGGCTTTTAGCTGGTTTGCTATTAATTGGAGCGGGGACTTCGCTCTACTATTATCGTAAAAAAACAGCAATTTCATAA
- a CDS encoding ClbS/DfsB family four-helix bundle protein, with protein MIDKNEKETLLLDSEENFNRLLEIIESVPSRKRGISIETPERDKNFRDVIMHLYEWHAMLERWYKEGMDGDIPFMPAPGYKWSSIKLLNMRIWENYQDVTLAQAIKKLKLSHQRVMNLIKLHTNEELVVKKYYKWTKTSNLLSYFSANTSKHYIWAIKKCEGMAKTINKEESK; from the coding sequence ATGATAGACAAAAATGAAAAAGAAACTTTATTGCTTGATAGTGAAGAAAATTTCAATAGATTACTTGAGATAATTGAATCAGTTCCTAGTAGAAAAAGGGGAATTTCGATTGAAACTCCCGAAAGAGATAAGAATTTTCGTGATGTAATCATGCATCTTTATGAATGGCATGCCATGCTTGAGAGATGGTATAAAGAAGGGATGGACGGGGATATTCCTTTTATGCCAGCGCCTGGTTATAAGTGGAGTAGTATTAAACTCCTTAATATGCGAATATGGGAAAACTATCAGGATGTGACGTTAGCCCAAGCTATCAAAAAATTGAAGTTAAGCCATCAAAGAGTAATGAACTTAATCAAATTACATACCAATGAAGAACTCGTGGTAAAAAAATATTATAAGTGGACAAAAACAAGTAACTTGTTAAGCTATTTTTCAGCAAACACATCAAAGCATTACATATGGGCCATTAAAAAATGTGAAGGTATGGCTAAGACTATAAATAAAGAGGAAAGTAAATGA
- a CDS encoding imm11 family protein: MKIYRYKEKLNDYECFDYVNSEDKEFFLFDYKGQSLKNKWDALPVKTSGNGMKSDFPYTMVNSTVFSERAVKVLGDFLENTAEIIPVDHPKGKYYLVNVVNVLKAIDANKSEIIYREDGKFSRYKRLAFHEDLVAEQHIFKVYYHNKHLIKNTALFVSENFRDCVLNNELVGLDFFEEWDSERAYEDEKKAFEKMVTFINGSLDKNYSFEEALQQVLKKGKTAISDKWAIRRMSDKDAELGELQLDGTYLWMKPAFIPPILLSYQWGIKEEIQA, from the coding sequence ATGAAAATATATAGATACAAAGAAAAGTTAAATGATTATGAGTGCTTTGATTATGTTAATTCAGAAGATAAAGAATTTTTCCTTTTTGACTACAAAGGACAATCTTTAAAAAACAAATGGGATGCTCTTCCTGTAAAAACAAGTGGAAATGGGATGAAAAGTGATTTCCCGTACACAATGGTTAATTCAACGGTATTTAGTGAACGTGCAGTAAAGGTACTAGGGGATTTTCTAGAAAATACTGCAGAAATTATTCCTGTGGACCACCCAAAAGGCAAATACTATTTAGTGAACGTGGTAAATGTTCTGAAGGCAATTGATGCAAATAAAAGCGAAATTATATATCGCGAAGATGGAAAATTTTCAAGATATAAAAGGTTAGCTTTTCATGAAGATTTAGTTGCCGAACAACATATCTTTAAAGTCTATTATCACAATAAGCATTTAATAAAGAATACAGCACTCTTTGTTTCGGAAAATTTTAGAGATTGTGTACTTAATAATGAGCTAGTAGGTTTAGATTTCTTTGAAGAATGGGATTCAGAAAGAGCGTATGAAGATGAGAAGAAGGCCTTTGAAAAGATGGTTACTTTCATAAATGGTTCCCTAGATAAAAACTATTCCTTTGAAGAGGCTTTGCAACAAGTACTCAAAAAAGGAAAAACAGCAATTAGTGACAAATGGGCAATTCGTAGAATGTCTGATAAAGATGCTGAACTAGGGGAATTACAACTAGATGGAACATATCTTTGGATGAAGCCAGCTTTCATACCCCCGATTTTGCTATCATATCAGTGGGGAATTAAAGAGGAAATACAAGCATAG
- a CDS encoding exonuclease domain-containing protein, producing MFWKKKKFQYLLDRQPSLNTRLRDMSFTIFDTETTGFSVGAHDRMIELAAVHVQGTTVTDMTFHTYVNPERDIPHDISTLTGITEDKVKEAPPALDAIEQFFQFTESCESDGWVGHYLSFDLLVLKKELQRQKYTYEQPLSIDTLDMIGYFNPSWDMRDLSSYARTFGTNMFDRHSALGDSLTTAYLFVELLRLLEERGKTTLADLIQITDNPSRAFL from the coding sequence ATGTTTTGGAAAAAGAAAAAATTCCAATATCTACTCGACCGACAACCGTCGTTAAATACTCGGCTAAGAGATATGTCTTTTACAATATTTGATACGGAAACAACCGGATTTTCCGTCGGAGCACATGACCGCATGATCGAGTTAGCCGCGGTTCATGTTCAAGGAACAACCGTCACTGACATGACTTTTCATACGTACGTTAACCCAGAGCGGGACATCCCACACGACATTTCTACACTCACTGGAATAACAGAGGATAAAGTAAAAGAGGCACCGCCCGCACTAGATGCGATTGAACAGTTCTTTCAGTTCACCGAATCGTGTGAAAGTGATGGCTGGGTTGGACATTATTTAAGCTTTGACTTACTTGTTTTAAAAAAAGAACTACAGCGCCAAAAGTATACGTATGAACAACCTCTATCGATTGATACCCTTGATATGATCGGATACTTCAATCCATCTTGGGATATGAGAGATTTAAGCAGCTATGCAAGAACCTTTGGCACAAATATGTTTGACCGTCACAGTGCCTTAGGTGATTCTCTAACAACCGCGTACCTTTTCGTAGAATTACTTCGATTACTAGAAGAGCGGGGGAAAACAACGTTAGCAGATTTAATCCAAATCACAGATAATCCAAGCAGAGCCTTTCTTTAA
- a CDS encoding DUF294 nucleotidyltransferase-like domain-containing protein yields the protein MNPQENKDRFTQIKRHPLFQGVSSLELERLIEKCNLKDYEKSEKVLYSKTPREGLLLILSGMAEVFIQDDKSLNHQEVLEILETGDIIGFSSLADFLGEPNHHPHSYTVEVRALAPCSCLQIPYSVIEERWHDDSVRDYILRQVAVRLRDIYGSLAEQVKLANQWGESEAFIRRICDVMNGPVVSVQEQEPIQKVAETMATHSVSSVVVLDEQQHLKGIITEKDLVVRVIAADKRAAVAEDIMSKNPVTISHNAYYYEAMSTFLMSGIKHLPVVDKQKVIGMVTMADLLRKKNHGTLEIVQTIEESSYETLPNVKFAIYDVLQQLLHDEIPIIHTLEMITKLYDRLLSHSVDLAVKQLEQTGHGRPPAPFCFYAMGSGGRAEQFLLTDQDHFLVYGEGENSESYFARLGQAIVDHLEHAGYKKCDGKMMASEENWRGSIPAWQTRLRNWALRATNDNILLAQNFLSFRLIHGDQRLHDQFVKEVKTQVQQSRIFFYRMAEIERDQPVPMLDHPVRALFRKKRKSIDIKKDALFPFHHSLQMLAAKHHIVEGTPLQKLETLKKENILSESTVDEVKYAYSVVLHTRVTQGWSKYKRNEQSTSEIVFTRLRSREKEELMLALKAIRNLQQHTIAEFGMM from the coding sequence ATGAATCCGCAGGAAAATAAAGACCGATTTACTCAAATAAAGAGGCACCCTCTGTTTCAGGGGGTTTCCTCACTTGAGTTAGAGCGGCTCATTGAAAAATGCAATCTGAAAGACTATGAAAAGTCTGAGAAAGTACTTTATTCAAAAACGCCTCGTGAAGGGCTTCTGCTCATCCTATCAGGGATGGCAGAGGTCTTTATTCAAGATGATAAATCCCTAAATCACCAAGAAGTACTTGAAATATTGGAAACGGGTGATATTATCGGATTTTCAAGTCTCGCCGATTTTCTCGGTGAACCCAATCATCACCCGCATTCCTATACAGTCGAAGTGAGAGCGTTAGCCCCATGCAGTTGCTTGCAAATTCCGTACTCTGTCATTGAAGAACGCTGGCATGATGATAGTGTGAGAGATTATATTTTACGACAAGTCGCCGTTCGGCTCCGTGACATTTATGGATCCCTCGCAGAGCAAGTCAAGCTAGCAAACCAGTGGGGAGAGAGCGAGGCTTTTATAAGACGGATTTGTGATGTGATGAATGGGCCAGTCGTATCCGTTCAAGAACAAGAACCGATTCAAAAAGTAGCTGAAACGATGGCGACACATTCAGTCAGTTCCGTCGTTGTCCTTGATGAGCAACAACACCTTAAAGGAATTATTACGGAAAAAGACCTTGTGGTTCGTGTAATTGCAGCGGACAAACGAGCGGCAGTGGCCGAGGATATTATGTCTAAAAACCCAGTTACAATCAGTCATAATGCCTACTATTATGAGGCGATGTCCACCTTTTTAATGAGCGGGATTAAACACCTACCAGTCGTTGACAAACAAAAAGTAATTGGCATGGTGACGATGGCAGACTTATTAAGAAAGAAAAACCATGGCACGTTAGAAATCGTTCAAACGATTGAGGAATCCTCATATGAGACTCTGCCCAATGTAAAATTTGCAATCTATGATGTTTTGCAACAGCTACTCCATGATGAAATCCCTATTATTCACACATTAGAAATGATTACTAAGCTGTATGACCGTTTACTATCGCATAGTGTGGATTTAGCAGTAAAACAGCTAGAGCAAACAGGACATGGTCGTCCGCCTGCTCCGTTTTGCTTTTATGCAATGGGAAGTGGTGGACGAGCCGAACAATTTTTATTAACCGACCAAGACCATTTTCTTGTCTATGGTGAAGGTGAGAACAGCGAAAGTTACTTTGCTCGCCTTGGTCAAGCGATTGTCGACCATCTTGAACATGCCGGCTATAAAAAGTGTGACGGCAAGATGATGGCAAGTGAAGAGAACTGGAGGGGAAGCATTCCAGCTTGGCAGACACGCCTCCGAAACTGGGCGTTACGAGCCACGAATGACAACATCCTTCTTGCACAAAATTTCTTATCCTTCCGTCTGATACACGGAGATCAAAGACTCCATGACCAATTTGTAAAAGAAGTAAAAACACAAGTCCAACAATCTCGGATCTTCTTTTACCGAATGGCAGAAATCGAACGAGACCAGCCCGTACCGATGCTAGACCACCCGGTACGTGCGTTATTTAGAAAGAAACGAAAATCAATTGATATCAAAAAAGATGCATTGTTCCCGTTTCATCACTCTCTGCAAATGCTTGCAGCTAAGCATCATATTGTAGAGGGGACGCCATTACAAAAACTAGAGACGCTGAAAAAAGAAAATATTTTATCTGAGTCAACCGTTGATGAGGTGAAATACGCCTATAGCGTCGTACTCCACACTAGAGTTACACAAGGATGGTCCAAGTATAAGCGAAATGAACAAAGCACAAGTGAAATTGTCTTCACTCGCTTACGTTCAAGAGAAAAAGAAGAGCTCATGCTTGCGTTAAAAGCGATACGTAACCTTCAACAGCACACGATAGCCGAATTTGGAATGATGTAA
- a CDS encoding sodium:solute symporter family protein, which produces MDAQAIVSLLMIMATFGLYIGISIYNRAKATSDFYVASRGVPPVWNGMAIGGDWMSAASFIGMAGTVMILGYDGLAYIMGWTGGYLFLTFLLAPQLRKYGRYTVPEFIGDRFDSNPARLIAAIATIIISFVYIIGQLSGSGVVIGRILSIDAMYGTMIGVVVIAIYATLGGMKGITWTQVAQYIILIIAYIIPVIFMSLQITNNPLPWLTYGNIVSQLGDLDRELGLSEYFAPFQSSNKAHFVALLFSLMVGTAALPHVIVRFYTVATMKAARWSGAWAILFIGLLYLSAPAYAAFSRFILMTQVAGQPLDQLPAWTQSWIDTGRLQLADTNGDGILHWEEIQISNDIVVMATPEIANLGMFVIGLVAAGAMAAALSTAGGLLITISSSFAHDIYYRLMNPQASDKKRLLAGRIAIVGATVVAGIVALDPPGVITQIVAWAFSIAAGTFFPVLLLGVWWKRCNAQGAIAGMLTGLTVTILYIVLARNGIFTFMGIGDTGAGIIGAPINLLVTYIVAMRTPAPSQKLQDEVTDLRYPEQMTYRDGEVWMDESAGK; this is translated from the coding sequence TTGGATGCACAAGCAATAGTGTCTTTGCTCATGATTATGGCCACATTCGGGTTGTACATTGGAATATCGATTTACAATCGCGCGAAGGCCACGTCTGACTTTTACGTAGCTAGTCGCGGTGTGCCGCCAGTGTGGAATGGTATGGCCATCGGTGGAGACTGGATGAGTGCCGCTTCCTTTATCGGGATGGCTGGTACAGTTATGATTTTAGGATATGACGGTTTGGCCTATATCATGGGTTGGACTGGTGGGTATTTATTTTTAACATTCTTATTAGCACCTCAACTTAGAAAATACGGTCGTTATACGGTACCGGAATTTATCGGTGACCGTTTTGACTCAAATCCTGCACGCTTAATTGCAGCGATTGCGACGATTATTATTAGTTTCGTTTATATAATTGGCCAGTTATCAGGTTCTGGGGTTGTTATCGGCCGAATCCTGAGTATTGACGCGATGTACGGCACAATGATTGGTGTTGTCGTTATTGCCATTTATGCAACACTAGGTGGGATGAAGGGGATTACGTGGACTCAAGTGGCGCAATATATCATTTTAATTATTGCCTACATCATTCCCGTTATCTTTATGTCACTTCAAATTACAAATAACCCGTTACCATGGCTTACATATGGAAACATCGTTAGCCAACTTGGGGACCTTGATAGAGAGTTAGGATTAAGTGAGTATTTTGCTCCATTCCAAAGCAGTAATAAAGCTCATTTCGTTGCATTATTATTCTCATTAATGGTCGGTACTGCGGCTCTTCCTCACGTTATCGTACGTTTCTATACGGTAGCGACGATGAAAGCAGCACGTTGGAGCGGCGCATGGGCGATTCTTTTTATCGGATTACTTTACTTATCAGCTCCTGCATACGCAGCATTTTCTCGTTTCATTTTAATGACTCAAGTGGCAGGTCAGCCGCTTGACCAACTTCCGGCTTGGACACAAAGTTGGATTGATACTGGTCGTTTACAGCTAGCAGACACGAACGGTGATGGCATTCTTCACTGGGAAGAAATTCAAATCAGTAATGATATTGTCGTTATGGCGACTCCAGAAATCGCAAATCTAGGAATGTTTGTTATTGGGTTAGTTGCAGCCGGTGCGATGGCCGCGGCCTTATCAACTGCCGGTGGTTTACTTATTACGATTTCATCATCGTTTGCACATGACATTTACTATCGTCTCATGAATCCACAAGCGTCTGATAAAAAACGCTTATTGGCAGGGCGTATCGCCATTGTTGGGGCAACCGTCGTGGCGGGTATTGTCGCACTCGACCCTCCTGGCGTTATCACGCAAATTGTGGCTTGGGCCTTTTCAATTGCAGCAGGTACTTTCTTCCCAGTTCTTTTACTCGGGGTGTGGTGGAAACGTTGTAATGCACAGGGAGCAATTGCCGGGATGCTAACGGGTCTTACAGTTACAATCCTTTATATTGTATTAGCACGTAACGGAATCTTCACGTTCATGGGTATTGGTGACACAGGTGCCGGTATCATTGGAGCACCAATTAACTTACTTGTAACGTATATCGTTGCGATGAGAACGCCTGCACCATCACAAAAGCTTCAAGATGAAGTGACAGACCTTCGTTATCCAGAGCAAATGACATATCGCGATGGCGAGGTATGGATGGATGAATCCGCAGGAAAATAA
- a CDS encoding DUF4212 domain-containing protein yields the protein MKKIDKEVADAYFKARNKVIAVCLIIGGLASFGVVLFAEALSSITFMGMPFHYYMGAQGAVLTFIIMLFANAIISDKIDKKFGINEEENVRLSAGKSVDH from the coding sequence ATGAAAAAAATCGATAAGGAAGTGGCTGATGCGTATTTTAAAGCACGTAATAAGGTAATTGCTGTTTGCCTAATTATTGGCGGACTTGCATCTTTTGGTGTTGTTCTTTTTGCTGAAGCACTCTCTAGTATTACTTTTATGGGAATGCCGTTCCATTATTACATGGGAGCACAAGGCGCAGTACTAACTTTCATTATCATGCTTTTTGCCAATGCCATTATTAGCGACAAAATTGACAAAAAATTCGGTATAAATGAAGAAGAAAATGTTCGTTTAAGTGCCGGAAAATCAGTGGACCACTAA
- a CDS encoding M23 family metallopeptidase yields the protein MREEEKNQSSKQSSFNVQRFLRRRWILPAVYLGAAAVVLSAFFMLQNGNESALPIDELDNIEQPTDGNFQFDQEAVPVTGTAETFKLPVAEENDVDVVGHFFDYDASPEEQQEALVYYNNTYRPNTGIDLAKESGESFDVTAALSGTVVKAVKDELLGYVVEINHDNGVVTHYQSLDKINVEEGASIKQGEILGQAGRNLYNSDAGVHVHFEIRHNGVAVNPLDFMNQTLQTVVDKNTAADEDESDEKESGDKESDDKDSDKEAEDAKEEQPETIN from the coding sequence ATGAGAGAAGAAGAAAAAAATCAATCTTCTAAACAATCAAGTTTTAATGTCCAACGCTTTTTAAGAAGACGCTGGATTCTACCAGCAGTCTACTTAGGAGCAGCCGCTGTTGTCCTTAGTGCATTCTTTATGTTACAAAATGGAAACGAAAGTGCTTTACCAATTGATGAACTGGATAATATTGAACAACCAACTGATGGTAACTTCCAGTTTGACCAAGAAGCTGTACCTGTAACAGGAACGGCGGAAACTTTTAAACTTCCTGTAGCGGAAGAAAATGATGTTGATGTTGTTGGTCACTTTTTTGATTACGATGCAAGCCCTGAAGAACAGCAAGAAGCTCTTGTATATTACAATAATACGTACCGTCCAAACACAGGAATTGACTTAGCAAAAGAAAGCGGTGAAAGCTTTGATGTCACTGCTGCCTTAAGTGGGACAGTCGTAAAAGCTGTAAAAGATGAGTTACTTGGATATGTTGTAGAAATTAACCATGACAATGGAGTAGTTACACACTACCAAAGCTTAGATAAAATTAATGTAGAAGAAGGCGCTTCAATTAAACAAGGGGAGATTCTTGGACAAGCGGGTCGCAACTTATATAACAGTGACGCTGGCGTACATGTTCACTTTGAAATCCGCCACAATGGAGTAGCTGTGAATCCACTTGATTTCATGAATCAAACATTGCAAACGGTTGTTGACAAAAACACTGCAGCTGATGAAGATGAGTCAGACGAAAAAGAGTCAGGTGACAAAGAATCAGACGACAAAGACTCAGACAAAGAAGCTGAAGATGCTAAAGAAGAACAGCCTGAAACTATCAATTAA